Below is a window of Prosthecochloris sp. GSB1 DNA.
GAGCTGGAGCCGTTCGCTAAAGGCACCATCGCCATAGCCAGGGCGCTGGCGGACGCCACGGCAAAAGGCGCGATCTCGGTCGTCGGCGGCGGCGACTCGGCGGCGGCCGTGATGCAGGCGGGACTCGCCTCCGGCATCACGCACATTTCGACGGGCGGCGGCGCCAGTCTGGAATTCCTCGAAGGCAAGAAGCTTCCGGGAATCTCGGCCCTGAACGATTAAGAAACACGCCGCATTACATCTCGTGGCGGAAAGGCGGCCCGTTGGCCGTTTTCCGCCATCCGCTTCCGTAAACCATATCATGAGTCAGGATACCAAGGAATGAGCTATCACGACCAGCCTTACAGCCCGGGCGGCTTCCAGGTAATGCCCCCGGCAATAAAAACGATCATACTCGTCAACGTCGCCGTATTTTTCCTTCAGTTCTTCAGTCCGCTCGCGCCGTTCCTGCAGTTCTTCGGAGCTCTCTGGCCCGTGGCGTCGTCGGGCGATTACCAATTCCAGATCTGGCAGCTCGTCAGCTACATGTTCATGCACGGGGGGCTGGCGCACATCCTTTTCAACATGTTCGCCCTCTGGCTGTTCGGCACGGAAATAGAGAACTACTGGGGCACGAAGGAATTCACCACCTTCTACTTCGTCTGCGGCATCGGAGCCGCGCTCATCAACCTGATGACCACCGTGGGAAGCCAGTACCCAACCGTCGGCGCTTCGGGTGCGATTTTCGGCGTGTTGCTCGCCTTCGGCATGATGTTCCCCGACCGCTACATCTTCCTCTACTTCCTGTTCCCCATCAAGGCGAAGTACTTCGTGGCCGGATACGCCGCGCTCGAACTCTTCTCCGGCATCAACAACTCGGCCATGGGAAGCCAGAGCAACATCGCGCATTTCGCTCACCTCGGCGGCATGGCCGTGGGGTTCGTCTACATCAAGATCCGCCAGCAGGGCTGGTCGCTCACGGACTGGGCGGAAAAATTGGCATCGAAAAACGAGGCCGTCAAAGGCAAGGGGCCGAAACTCCACAGCAAAACGGAGGACAGGAATGTCTCCGAGACGGAAATCGACGAGATCCTGGACAAGATTTCTCGGGAAGGGTATGAATCCCTGACAAAGGAAGAAAAAATGAAGCTCCTCAAGGCGGGAGACCGTTGAGAAAAGGGCTCAATCATTGGTATCAGACAAGATGAACTCGACCAGAAAGAAAGCGTTCGAACGCGCAAGAAAAAAAGCCGAGTCGATCCTCAGGGATCCGGCAAAAACGAAGGAGATCGTCAATTCGGCGCTGAACAAGGCCGCATCGGCCAAAAAAGGCACGCAGTTCGACGAGATCGCCGCAAAGTTCCATGCCCTCGTGCGGCTCGTGCGCTCCTACATCGCCCGTGAATACAAGGTGGTCCCCTGGCAGACGATCATCCTGGGCGTTACGGCCCTTGTCTACTTCGTCACCCCGTTCGACGCCATCTTCGACTTCATCCCCCTCCTCGGTTTCGCCGACGACGTGGCCGTTCTCACGGCCGTCTTCTCCTCCATCAACCACGAACTCGACAAGTTCATCGAATGGGAAAACAGCCGCATAGCCGACGCACCGCCTGAACCCGTCCCGACTGTGGAAGCGGATTACGTGGAAGTGAAGGAGGGGTAAGCGGACCGAGCCTGCCGTTCGAGTTGTGAGTCGAGAAGCAAACCGGCCGCCGTAAAAAAAATTGAAACCTTTCTCCCTGTCCGTGCATAGAACTGGGAAAGGCACGGGCTCCCGAAGGGCCTGAAACGACCGCCTCGGCCGAGAAAAAAACCTGTTTGAAAGGAGGTATGCATGAAAAACGGCAAGATCGCGCTGGTACTGCTGTGCCTGTTCATGGCGCTCCCGCTTGAATCCTGCGTCGTCGCGCGCCCGGCACAGCCAGGCCCCGGTTTCGTCTGGGTCGCCCCGAGAACCGTTCCCGGAGGAGTGATCGTTCCCGGCCACTGGGCCTACAGAGGCAAGCCCTACAGGAACAAGGCGTGGGTGCCCGGCCATTACAACCCTCGCGGTAAGTGGGTGCCGGGGCACTGGAAAACGCTGCGCCCCCCGAGGAAAAACGCCGTGTGGGTCCCCGGTCACTGGAGCCGCAACGGGCACTGGATGGAAGGCCATTGGCGCTACCGCTGACCTTCATCCCGCTCCGGGAGCCCTCGCTGTTCGGCGCAGGCTCCCGGAGCGGAATATGTTTCGACGCGTACCCGTATCGATACGTCACCCTCTCACACCACCGCCCCGCCTGCCGTTTTTTTCCGTCGCACCTTTCCCACCGGCGCCACGTAGACCGTGAACTCCTCCTCCCCGTCCACGCCGAGCAGGCGATCGCAGGCTTCCTGGTCGTATGCGGCGATGGCGCAGGTTCCCGCGCCGAGAGCGGTGCAGGCGAGGTAGAGATTCTGGCAGACGTGGCCAGCGTCGAGGGCGATCACCTTGTGAGCCGCCTGGTCGTAGCGCCATTCCATGCGGGCGGGAATCGTCGTCCAGAAAAAGGTCGCCGCTGCACCGGCGACGAAAAACTGCCCGAGACAGGCGCGCGCCGCCCTGAGTCCGATATCGTCATCGAGCACAAGCTCGGCGAGTTCTCCGTCGAAGGGCAGGTAGCGGTAGATGCCTCTTGAGAGGCCTTTGACATTGTTCACCGCGATGTATGTCTCGAAGGAATGCCTCGCTCCCGCCGAAGGCACCGTGCGCAGGGCGCACTCCTCGCCGAGCACGAGGCGGACTCCCTGCGTCGCCCGGAGAAGCGCTGAAAGCTCCTCGATGCTCAGCGCGCCAGCCGTGTAGAAGCGCTCGCTCGCCCTCCTCTCGATCGCCTCGCCGACCTCCATCCCGCACAG
It encodes the following:
- a CDS encoding SagB/ThcOx family dehydrogenase, translating into MEENEKPESRFTANRRFLKDSVRRTVDFSRTAQRRGQPAPPLQKPCQGDAPRVALPDGMAALKKLCGMEVGEAIERRASERFYTAGALSIEELSALLRATQGVRLVLGEECALRTVPSAGARHSFETYIAVNNVKGLSRGIYRYLPFDGELAELVLDDDIGLRAARACLGQFFVAGAAATFFWTTIPARMEWRYDQAAHKVIALDAGHVCQNLYLACTALGAGTCAIAAYDQEACDRLLGVDGEEEFTVYVAPVGKVRRKKTAGGAVV
- a CDS encoding YkvA family protein — translated: MNSTRKKAFERARKKAESILRDPAKTKEIVNSALNKAASAKKGTQFDEIAAKFHALVRLVRSYIAREYKVVPWQTIILGVTALVYFVTPFDAIFDFIPLLGFADDVAVLTAVFSSINHELDKFIEWENSRIADAPPEPVPTVEADYVEVKEG
- a CDS encoding YXWGXW repeat-containing protein; amino-acid sequence: MKNGKIALVLLCLFMALPLESCVVARPAQPGPGFVWVAPRTVPGGVIVPGHWAYRGKPYRNKAWVPGHYNPRGKWVPGHWKTLRPPRKNAVWVPGHWSRNGHWMEGHWRYR
- a CDS encoding rhomboid family intramembrane serine protease, producing MSYHDQPYSPGGFQVMPPAIKTIILVNVAVFFLQFFSPLAPFLQFFGALWPVASSGDYQFQIWQLVSYMFMHGGLAHILFNMFALWLFGTEIENYWGTKEFTTFYFVCGIGAALINLMTTVGSQYPTVGASGAIFGVLLAFGMMFPDRYIFLYFLFPIKAKYFVAGYAALELFSGINNSAMGSQSNIAHFAHLGGMAVGFVYIKIRQQGWSLTDWAEKLASKNEAVKGKGPKLHSKTEDRNVSETEIDEILDKISREGYESLTKEEKMKLLKAGDR